AGTTATTATGTGAGTGCCACCAATAAATATGGCTGCGGGGCCACAAGTAATACGGTAAAAATAAGTTTTCTGCCACAACTGTTTGCCAATATCAAAAAAGCAAAAGATAGTTTATATGTAATAACCAACCGTCCAATAAAAACATATATTTGGTATAAAGACACCATATTATATAATACCACTTCATGGCTCTACCACCCACCTACTGGCAGGTATACCGTTACGGTAACTGATGCGGATGGTTGTATGGCAAACAGTGGTTCATTGTTGCATACAGGAGTAAATACTATTATTGAAAACAATTTGCATATATATCCAAACCCCGTGCGGGATATGCTGTATATAGAGGGGTTGTGGTTGGTTGGTGATAACACAAACCATGGGCAGAAGACAAACATTGCCCTATATGATATGCATGGCAAGAAAGTATACGCCGCGGCGGATGCGGTTACGAATGGAGAGAATAATTATAAGATAAATGTATCGAGTTTTCCAAAAGGAATATATATAATACTTGTAGGAGATGTGATGCAAAAAATTGTGATTGAATAACCACTCGACACTTAGCTGCACCAATAACACACCCCTTCCTCGCTTAACCAAAACACACTCCCCGCAATAAGCGGGGCAAGCACGAGGGAAAATCCTTCATCCTAACATTTTTATTATAACAAAAAAGGACTGATTTGCAAGTTGTACTTCCCGCCGCGGCGAACCTACTTCCTACTTCCTACTTCCTACTTCCCACCGCGGCGGCTTTACTACTTTATACTTCTACCTAGTTCCATCCCGGATCCAGAGGAGCATCAGCAATAATCGAATACTTATCGCCCATACTTTTTAAAACGGTACGCCACAAAGCATCGGCAGGTGTATTAAATAAATATTGAAAATTTGCAGGAGCTGTTATCCATGATTTGCTTTCGGTTTCTTTTTCTAATTGTCCGGGTGTCCAACCTGAGTATCCTATAAAAAATCTAAAATCTTTTTCTGTTACTTTTCCTTC
This window of the Bacteroidota bacterium genome carries:
- a CDS encoding T9SS type A sorting domain-containing protein — its product is SYYVSATNKYGCGATSNTVKISFLPQLFANIKKAKDSLYVITNRPIKTYIWYKDTILYNTTSWLYHPPTGRYTVTVTDADGCMANSGSLLHTGVNTIIENNLHIYPNPVRDMLYIEGLWLVGDNTNHGQKTNIALYDMHGKKVYAAADAVTNGENNYKINVSSFPKGIYIILVGDVMQKIVIE